TGTCCGCATGGACCTGCTCACACCATCGGCCACCACGACCGGCTGCCCGTACAAGGGCACCGCGGAGTACTACAACATCGTCATCGACGACACCGAATACCCCGACCTGGTCTGGTACTACCGCACCCCGCTCCCGGAAAGCCAGAAGGTGGCCGGACTGGTCTGCTTCTACAACGAGAAGGTCGAACTCTACGTCGACGGAGTACGCCAGGAACACTCCAGCCCGTTCAGCTGAATCACACCGCGAGTACGGGGGTGGGTTCCTCGGCGTGGCGATAACGTCCCGGCGCGACGGCGAATTCGCGTTTGAACGCTTTCGCGAAGGCGAATTCGGAGCCGTAGCCCACCCGGTGGGCGATCGCGGCGATCGGGAGGTCGGTTTCGCGCAGCAGGCGCGCCGCGGTGAGCATGCGCCAGCGGGTGAGGTAGCTCAGGGGCGCTTCGCCGACCGTGGTGGTGAAGCGGCGGGCCAGGGTGGCTCGGGAGACGCCGGCGAGGGCGCTCAGGGCCGGAACGGTCCAGGCGCGGGCGGGTTCGTCGTGGATGGCGCGGAGCGCGGCCGAGACCGCGGAATCCGCGAAAGCGCCTGCCCAACCGGAGTTGTCGGGTTGCCGGTCGTACCAGGATCGCAGGATGAACAGCAGCAGGGTGTCCAGGAGTGCGGGCACTGCGGCATCACTGCCGGGGCGAGGGCGGGTGAGCTCGCCGAGCAAGAGATCGACCGCGGCGCGCAAGTCGGGACTCCGCCCGGAATCCGCGGGCAGATGCAGGAAGTCGGGCAACTGATCGAGCAGTGGATGACTGCGCGCCCGGCACATCTCATAGGCACCGCACAGCAAGGTGGTCCGCGCCCCGGGCCCCGGAATCTCCCGGGGCTCGCCGACCTTCGCGACTTCGCTCACCGGAGTATCCGGATCATCGGCGACCACATGGGCGGTTCCCCGCGGCATGAACAACACATCCCCGGTCGCCAACCTCATGGGATTCACACCGGGCGCCGACAACCAGCAAGCCCCCTCCACCACGATATGGAAACCGACCCCGGGCACCACCGGATACTCCCGTCCCCAGGGCGCGTGCCGGACGAACAACCCCGACGCCGGAGTCCCCGTCCGCAACGCGGCCACCGTCCCACTCAGAATATCCACGCCTCCATCCTGCACAACCGCGCCGGCCCGCACGCGGCACAACCGCACGGACTCGTCATGCCACCGGTGCGGCGCCCCGGTGGGGCCGGGCACGGTGATCCGCTCTGATCCGCACCCTCCCGCATTGCCCTGGGGGCACACCCAAGCCCGCCCGCGGGCTACGCCACGGACCGAACCGCTGATATCCGAAACGACGAAGGGCGGCCACCGGGAAAGGTGACCGCCCTCGTCCTGTGCTCGGACCTACAACCACGTGTCCAGGGTCGTGGTGGTGAGGAAGTGTTCGAGGTCGGCCCGCCAGGGAGCCGGGGTGGTCTTCTCCGGTTCTATCGCGGTGTACTGACCGCGATAGAACAACAGCGGCCTGCCGGAGTCGGTGGACTCCGACAGGGCCAGCACTCGGCCGATCACGATGAAGTGATCGCCGCCGTCGACGACGCTGTCCACCGTGCACTGGATCGTGGCCAGCGCGTCGCCCAGGACCGGAAGTCCCAGCTCTGAAGTGCGCCAGTCGACTCCGGCGAACTTATCGGGTTCGCGGGAACCGAAGCGGGCGCATACCGGCTGCTGTTCCTCGGCGAGGACGTTCACCGCGAACCGCCCGGACTGCTCGATCGCGGCCCAGGAGCGCGACCCCTTGGTGGGGCAGAACAGCACCAGTGGCGGATCGAGGGACAGGGCGGCGAACGACTGACAGGCGAAACCGATCGGCGCGACCGCAGTGTCGCCGTCGGCCGGGCCGAAGGTGGTGATCACCGTGATGCCGGTGCAGAACTGCCCCAGCACATTCCGGAACTGCCGGCCGTCGATCTCGGGATATTCGCCGGTCGTGGTCATGGTTGTCGCCCTCTCCGCATTCGACACCGCAGCGCTCGCTACTACTTGAATCCCACCGAGAAGTCGTGACCCCACAGGCTCACCGCGGTCGACTCCCGCGCGATCCAGGAATGATCGTCGACTTCCAAACCCTCACAGCCGAATTCGATATCGAAGCCGCCGGGCGTCTTCATATAGAACGACAGCATCTTGTCGTTGATGTGCCGGCCGAGCGTGGCCGACATCTTCACCTTCTTGCGGTTGGCGCGATCCAGGCAGAGACCGACATCGTCGGAGTTCTCCACCTCGACCATCAGGTGCACGATGCCGGTCGGATTCGGCAGCGGCAGGAACGCCAGCGCGTGATGGCGCGGGTTACAGCCGTAGAACCGCAGCCAGGCCGGATCGCCGTCGGCCGGGCGACCCACGATCTGCGGTGGCAGCCGCATCGAGTCACGTAGCCGGAAGCCCAGGACATCCTGGTAGAACGCCTGTGCGGCGGCATCGTCATCGCAGGTCAGCACCACATGGCCGAGGCCCTGTTCGGCCGTGACGAACGTGTGCCCGTACGGGCTCACGAAGCGCCGGGCCAGGTACTGCGCACCGTAGAACGCCTCGAGGGTATTACCGGCCGGATCCCGGAAACGGATCATGCCCTCGACACGCCGGTCCGCCAGCTCGTCCTTGGTGCCCTCCTCGAAAGCCACGTCGGCCTTGGTCAGCGTTTCCCGGAGTTGTTGCAGCGCGGGCGCGTCGGTGACCTCCCAGCCGGAAACCTGCAGCCGGTCCTGTTCACCGGGCACGATCACCAGACGGGCGGGAAAATCGTCCATGCGCAGGTAGAGGGCGTCGGGGTTGGGCCCGTCACCTTCCATCATGCCGAGGACCTTGAGGCCGTACTCGCGCCAGGCGGCCATATCGGTCGCCTCGATGCGCATATAGCCGAGCGTGCGAATACTCACCGTCGCCCTTCCTCCCTGCGGGACACCCGCACCCGGTCGGCCCGATGCCCCGCTGCGCGAGTGTCGGTCATCGCGCCTCCTTCACACCGAACAGGAAATCGGTTGCCAGCCGGTTGAATTCGTCGAACTTCTCCAGCTGCGCCCAATGCCCGCAGCCGCCGAAGACGTGCAGCTGCGCCCGCGGGATCGATTTGAGCGCCACCAGGGCGCCGTCGAGCGGGTTCACCCGGTCCTCACGCCCCCAGATCAGCAGCACCGGCTGCCGCAGCTTGTAGGCGTCGCGCCACAGCATGCCCTTTTCGAAATCGGCACTGGCGAACGACTTACCCATCGCCCGGGTGGCGGCCAGCGCCTCG
The genomic region above belongs to Nocardia spumae and contains:
- a CDS encoding AraC family transcriptional regulator; the encoded protein is MDILSGTVAALRTGTPASGLFVRHAPWGREYPVVPGVGFHIVVEGACWLSAPGVNPMRLATGDVLFMPRGTAHVVADDPDTPVSEVAKVGEPREIPGPGARTTLLCGAYEMCRARSHPLLDQLPDFLHLPADSGRSPDLRAAVDLLLGELTRPRPGSDAAVPALLDTLLLFILRSWYDRQPDNSGWAGAFADSAVSAALRAIHDEPARAWTVPALSALAGVSRATLARRFTTTVGEAPLSYLTRWRMLTAARLLRETDLPIAAIAHRVGYGSEFAFAKAFKREFAVAPGRYRHAEEPTPVLAV
- the hsaC gene encoding iron-dependent extradiol dioxygenase HsaC, which gives rise to MRIEATDMAAWREYGLKVLGMMEGDGPNPDALYLRMDDFPARLVIVPGEQDRLQVSGWEVTDAPALQQLRETLTKADVAFEEGTKDELADRRVEGMIRFRDPAGNTLEAFYGAQYLARRFVSPYGHTFVTAEQGLGHVVLTCDDDAAAQAFYQDVLGFRLRDSMRLPPQIVGRPADGDPAWLRFYGCNPRHHALAFLPLPNPTGIVHLMVEVENSDDVGLCLDRANRKKVKMSATLGRHINDKMLSFYMKTPGGFDIEFGCEGLEVDDHSWIARESTAVSLWGHDFSVGFK
- the hsaB gene encoding 3-hydroxy-9,10-secoandrosta-1,3,5(10)-triene-9,17-dione monooxygenase reductase subunit → MTTTGEYPEIDGRQFRNVLGQFCTGITVITTFGPADGDTAVAPIGFACQSFAALSLDPPLVLFCPTKGSRSWAAIEQSGRFAVNVLAEEQQPVCARFGSREPDKFAGVDWRTSELGLPVLGDALATIQCTVDSVVDGGDHFIVIGRVLALSESTDSGRPLLFYRGQYTAIEPEKTTPAPWRADLEHFLTTTTLDTWL